From Streptomyces sp. TLI_105, the proteins below share one genomic window:
- a CDS encoding transposase family protein, which produces MLACPSPVDLSSRTLRFPTGRLRRRRQRTGTRRRCLPAPRQALPALARPRCGDTYAQLAAGFAIATACRSLREAVDVPAALAPTPAEAMRVARATALVIPEGTLLPIGRIAAGTPYPSGKHKRHGRNVQVLTDPFGRLLRAWPALPGSPHDPTAARAPGSVGALAATGLTCRADRACQGADGPVGVPFRGRRLKRGPRRRHGTHAQIRCLGERAMATPTGRRLLRKLRCGTHRTTAIVQAVLLLHHAAA; this is translated from the coding sequence GTGCTTGCCTGCCCGTCCCCGGTCGACCTGTCCAGCCGCACCCTGCGGTTCCCGACCGGCCGACTGAGGCGCAGGCGGCAGCGGACCGGAACGCGGCGGCGGTGCCTTCCCGCCCCGCGGCAGGCCCTGCCCGCCCTGGCCCGCCCGCGGTGCGGTGACACCTACGCCCAGCTCGCCGCCGGGTTCGCCATCGCCACCGCGTGCCGCTCCCTGCGCGAGGCCGTCGACGTGCCGGCCGCCCTCGCGCCCACCCCGGCCGAGGCGATGCGCGTCGCACGGGCCACGGCATTGGTGATCCCGGAGGGCACCCTGCTGCCGATCGGCCGGATCGCCGCCGGCACCCCGTACCCCTCGGGGAAACACAAGCGCCACGGCAGGAACGTCCAGGTCCTCACCGACCCGTTCGGCCGTCTGCTGCGGGCCTGGCCCGCACTGCCCGGTTCCCCGCACGATCCGACCGCCGCCCGCGCCCCCGGGAGCGTCGGGGCTCTCGCCGCCACGGGCCTCACGTGCCGGGCGGACAGGGCATGCCAAGGCGCCGACGGCCCGGTCGGGGTGCCCTTCCGCGGCCGTCGCCTCAAGCGAGGGCCGCGGCGCCGCCACGGCACGCACGCCCAGATCCGCTGCCTCGGCGAGCGGGCCATGGCCACCCCGACGGGCCGGCGGCTCCTGCGGAAGCTCCGCTGCGGCACCCACCGCACCACCGCGATCGTCCAGGCCGTACTCCTCCTTCACCACGCGGCAGCGTGA